A genomic stretch from Pontivivens ytuae includes:
- a CDS encoding ABC transporter substrate-binding protein yields MTKALRALVLAGLALTATPSFADLTLVGLTYRTGPYAPSGIPYSDGFADYLTLLNERDGGIGGERIELIECEFGYNTEQGLSCYDETVGQDALVYQPMSTGLTYQLIERAQRDGVVLHTMGYGLTAASDGGMYPYVFNFPAHYWDAANAQIRYIKEQNGGSLEGLRIMHMHHNSGYGREPITTLEALAEREGFELVLQPIDHPGEDQSAIWPVVEAEQPDYILLWGWGIMNRRALEGARDIGYPMEQMMGVWWSASEGDVKPLRDAADGYRAVTFHAVGDNFQIFNELNELVYFGGKARGQMNNIGEVLYNRGIAAAIYATEAIRKAQELHGVADVTPDMVRDGFENLVMNDERFQELGMEGFTPPMQITCEDHGGAGLVAVKEWNAQQRRWVQVTDYYEPDDALIEPQIATASEAFAAANGIVRTGCPNG; encoded by the coding sequence ATGACAAAAGCACTTCGTGCGCTGGTCCTCGCCGGACTGGCCCTGACGGCGACTCCGTCTTTCGCAGATCTGACACTGGTCGGCCTGACCTACCGGACCGGGCCCTACGCGCCCTCCGGCATTCCCTATTCCGACGGCTTCGCCGATTACCTGACGCTGCTCAACGAGCGCGACGGTGGCATCGGCGGGGAGCGGATCGAACTCATCGAGTGCGAGTTCGGCTACAACACCGAGCAGGGCCTCTCCTGCTATGACGAGACGGTGGGGCAGGACGCGCTCGTCTACCAGCCGATGAGCACCGGCCTCACCTATCAACTCATCGAGCGGGCGCAGCGCGACGGCGTGGTGCTCCACACCATGGGCTATGGCCTGACCGCGGCGTCGGACGGCGGGATGTACCCGTACGTCTTCAACTTCCCGGCGCACTACTGGGACGCGGCGAACGCCCAGATCCGCTACATCAAGGAGCAGAACGGCGGCTCGCTCGAAGGGCTGCGGATCATGCACATGCACCACAACTCCGGCTATGGCCGCGAGCCGATCACCACGCTCGAGGCGCTGGCCGAGCGCGAGGGCTTCGAGCTGGTCCTCCAACCGATCGACCATCCGGGCGAGGACCAGTCCGCGATCTGGCCCGTGGTGGAGGCCGAGCAGCCCGACTACATCCTGCTGTGGGGCTGGGGCATCATGAACCGCCGGGCCCTGGAAGGCGCGCGCGACATCGGCTACCCGATGGAGCAGATGATGGGCGTCTGGTGGTCCGCCTCCGAAGGGGACGTGAAGCCGCTGCGCGACGCCGCCGACGGCTACCGCGCCGTGACGTTCCACGCGGTGGGCGACAACTTCCAGATCTTCAACGAGCTCAACGAGCTGGTCTACTTCGGCGGCAAGGCCCGCGGCCAGATGAACAATATCGGCGAGGTGCTTTATAACCGCGGCATCGCGGCGGCGATCTATGCGACCGAGGCGATCCGCAAGGCGCAGGAGCTGCACGGCGTGGCCGACGTCACGCCGGACATGGTGCGTGACGGGTTCGAGAACCTCGTGATGAACGACGAGCGTTTTCAGGAGCTCGGCATGGAGGGCTTCACCCCGCCCATGCAGATCACTTGCGAGGACCACGGCGGCGCGGGCCTCGTGGCGGTCAAGGAATGGAACGCGCAGCAGCGCCGCTGGGTGCAGGTCACCGACTACTACGAGCCCGACGACGCGCTGATCGAGCCGCAGATCGCGACGGCCTCCGAAGCATTCGCGGCGGCCAACGGCATCGTGCGCACCGGCTGCCCGAACGGCTGA
- a CDS encoding cupin domain-containing protein, which translates to MTPQDIVEMLELQPHPEGGWYRETWRAEAPEGERAAGTAIYYMLAADQISYWHRVDAAEIWHWYAGAPLVLSMSPDGHDAEAHMLGPHLEQRQRPQLVVPDGWWQSAASVGAWTLVGCTVSPGFTFDGFEMAPPDWRPVPRG; encoded by the coding sequence ATGACGCCGCAGGACATCGTCGAGATGCTGGAGCTCCAGCCCCACCCCGAGGGCGGCTGGTATCGCGAGACCTGGCGGGCGGAGGCTCCCGAGGGGGAGCGCGCGGCGGGCACCGCGATCTACTACATGCTCGCAGCCGACCAGATCTCCTACTGGCACCGGGTCGACGCGGCCGAGATATGGCACTGGTACGCGGGCGCACCGCTGGTGCTGTCGATGAGCCCGGATGGGCACGACGCGGAGGCGCATATGCTCGGGCCGCATCTGGAGCAGCGCCAGCGGCCGCAACTCGTGGTGCCGGATGGGTGGTGGCAGAGCGCTGCCTCTGTAGGCGCGTGGACGCTGGTCGGCTGCACGGTGAGCCCGGGCTTCACCTTCGACGGCTTCGAGATGGCGCCGCCCGACTGGCGACCGGTGCCGCGGGGCTGA
- a CDS encoding phenylacetate--CoA ligase family protein gives MTTHFDALETRSADERAAQQGSALSALLRHAMEYAPGLAAHLGEIDPDAVTDRATLAKLPVLRKSDLGAAQGEHPPFGGFDAGRTHHVFQSPGPIYEPGGTGADWYRMGRFLFAAGLGADDLVQNCFSYHMTPAGMMFESGAAAVGARVFPAGTGQTEMQAQAAAHLGVTAYAGTPDYLKVILDTADAAGLKTQITKAVVGGGALFPSLRQEYADRGIACLQCYATADLGNVAYESPAMEGMIVDEGVIVEIVRPGTGDPVSDGEVGEVVVTTLNRDYPLVRFATGDLSAVMEGASPCGRTNMRIKGWMGRADQTTKIKGMFVRPEQVAALVAKHDGLTKARVIATRAEERDVMTVQVEGEGLDAAAVGASVRDTLKLAGEIEIVAPGTLPNDGKVIDDQRSYD, from the coding sequence ATGACCACCCACTTCGACGCGCTCGAAACACGAAGCGCCGATGAGCGCGCCGCCCAGCAGGGCTCGGCGCTCTCCGCTCTCCTGCGGCACGCGATGGAATACGCGCCGGGCCTCGCCGCGCATCTCGGCGAGATCGACCCGGACGCGGTGACCGACCGCGCGACGCTCGCGAAGCTGCCGGTGCTGCGGAAGTCGGATCTCGGCGCGGCGCAGGGCGAGCATCCGCCCTTCGGTGGCTTCGATGCGGGGCGCACGCACCACGTCTTCCAGAGCCCCGGCCCGATCTACGAGCCGGGCGGCACGGGGGCGGACTGGTATCGCATGGGCCGCTTCCTCTTCGCTGCGGGGCTCGGGGCGGACGACCTCGTGCAGAACTGCTTCTCCTATCACATGACGCCCGCAGGCATGATGTTCGAGAGCGGGGCGGCCGCGGTCGGCGCCCGCGTCTTTCCCGCCGGTACGGGCCAGACGGAGATGCAGGCGCAGGCAGCCGCGCATCTCGGCGTCACCGCCTATGCCGGCACGCCGGACTACCTAAAGGTCATCCTTGATACTGCGGATGCCGCGGGCCTTAAGACGCAGATCACCAAGGCTGTCGTCGGCGGCGGCGCCCTCTTCCCGTCGCTCCGTCAGGAATACGCGGACCGCGGCATCGCCTGTCTGCAATGCTACGCCACCGCCGATCTCGGCAACGTCGCTTATGAGAGCCCGGCGATGGAGGGCATGATCGTCGACGAGGGCGTGATCGTGGAGATCGTGCGCCCCGGCACCGGCGATCCCGTCTCCGACGGCGAGGTGGGTGAGGTCGTGGTCACGACGCTCAACCGCGACTACCCGCTGGTGCGCTTCGCCACGGGCGACCTCTCGGCGGTGATGGAGGGCGCGAGCCCCTGTGGCCGCACCAACATGCGCATCAAGGGCTGGATGGGCCGCGCCGACCAGACGACGAAGATCAAGGGCATGTTCGTCCGCCCCGAACAGGTGGCGGCGCTGGTGGCCAAACATGACGGCCTCACCAAGGCCCGCGTGATCGCCACCCGTGCGGAGGAGCGCGACGTGATGACCGTGCAGGTGGAGGGCGAAGGCCTCGACGCCGCTGCGGTGGGCGCAAGCGTCCGCGACACCCTCAAGCTCGCCGGCGAGATCGAGATCGTCGCCCCCGGCACCCTGCCCAATGACGGCAAGGTCATTGACGACCAGCGCAGCTACGACTGA
- a CDS encoding AAA family ATPase: protein MDPNRFIAITGASGGGKSTILDALAARGHAVQPEIGRMIVREEMPDGALPWTRPVAFRDLLFHRSVAAYDSWAAERPGLVFFDRTFIEAIAWSRSTGAPVPDEMQHAARTRRFAQSVFVCPPWPEIYRRDAERRHDFAAARADYEANVAAYAAAGYDLIEVPRATPAERAAFILRALPVPP from the coding sequence ATGGACCCAAACCGCTTCATCGCTATCACCGGAGCCTCCGGCGGCGGCAAGTCGACGATCCTAGACGCGCTCGCCGCCCGCGGTCACGCCGTGCAGCCGGAGATCGGGCGCATGATCGTGCGGGAGGAGATGCCCGACGGCGCCCTGCCATGGACGCGGCCCGTGGCCTTCCGAGACCTGCTCTTCCACCGCTCCGTCGCCGCCTACGACAGCTGGGCCGCCGAGCGCCCGGGCCTGGTCTTCTTTGACCGGACCTTCATCGAGGCCATCGCCTGGTCCCGCAGCACCGGCGCTCCGGTCCCCGACGAGATGCAGCACGCGGCCCGCACCCGCCGCTTCGCGCAATCAGTCTTCGTCTGCCCACCCTGGCCCGAGATCTACCGCCGGGACGCCGAGCGCCGGCACGACTTCGCCGCCGCCCGCGCCGATTACGAGGCGAACGTCGCCGCCTATGCCGCCGCTGGTTACGACCTCATCGAAGTCCCCCGCGCCACCCCGGCCGAGCGCGCCGCCTTCATCCTCCGCGCTCTTCCCGTTCCACCTTGA
- the pcaF gene encoding 3-oxoadipyl-CoA thiolase yields the protein MPDAFICGYIRTPIGRYGGALAPVRPDDMAAHVIRELVARTTVAPDAVEEVVLGCANQAGEDNRNVARMATLLAGLPEEVPAHTLNRLCASGLDAVASAARAVRLGEIDLAIAGGVESMSRAPLVMPKPETAFSRHAEIHDTTIGWRFINKALAKQYGTDSMPETAENVAAEHQVSRADQDAFALRSQERVAAAQANGRLGQEIVAVEIPQRRGDPIVVESDEHPRATTLEKLGTLPTPFREGGSVTAGNASGVNDGAAALLIASGQAVERHGLRPIARILGSASAGVRPAVMGIGPVPATRKLCAQLDFTPAGFDVIELNEAFAAQALAVLRDLGLPDDAPHVNPNGGAIALGHPLGMSGARLAGTAALELQARGGGKALATMCVGVGQGVALAIEAV from the coding sequence ATGCCCGACGCCTTCATCTGCGGCTATATCCGCACGCCGATCGGCCGCTATGGCGGCGCACTCGCCCCGGTCCGGCCCGACGACATGGCCGCCCATGTGATCCGGGAACTCGTCGCCCGGACCACCGTCGCCCCAGACGCGGTGGAGGAGGTGGTGCTGGGCTGCGCCAACCAGGCGGGCGAAGACAACCGCAACGTCGCGCGCATGGCCACGCTCCTCGCAGGGCTGCCGGAGGAGGTGCCCGCCCACACGCTCAACCGCCTCTGCGCCTCCGGCCTCGACGCCGTCGCCTCCGCCGCCCGCGCGGTGCGCCTCGGCGAGATCGACCTCGCTATCGCGGGCGGGGTGGAGAGCATGAGCCGCGCGCCTCTCGTGATGCCGAAGCCTGAGACCGCCTTCTCCCGCCATGCGGAGATCCACGACACCACCATCGGCTGGCGCTTCATTAACAAGGCGCTCGCGAAGCAGTACGGCACCGACTCGATGCCCGAGACGGCGGAGAATGTCGCGGCCGAGCATCAGGTTTCCCGCGCTGACCAGGATGCCTTCGCCCTGCGCTCGCAGGAGCGGGTGGCGGCAGCGCAGGCGAACGGGCGGCTGGGCCAAGAGATCGTGGCGGTCGAGATCCCGCAGCGCCGGGGCGATCCGATCGTGGTGGAGAGCGACGAGCATCCCCGCGCGACCACGCTGGAGAAACTCGGCACGCTGCCCACGCCGTTCCGCGAGGGCGGCTCCGTCACCGCGGGCAATGCGAGCGGCGTCAATGACGGCGCGGCGGCCCTCCTCATCGCGTCGGGGCAAGCGGTAGAGCGCCATGGCCTCAGGCCGATCGCCCGGATCCTCGGCAGCGCCTCGGCCGGGGTGCGGCCCGCGGTGATGGGGATCGGACCGGTGCCCGCGACGCGCAAGCTCTGCGCGCAGCTCGACTTTACACCCGCCGGTTTCGACGTGATCGAGCTGAACGAGGCCTTTGCCGCCCAAGCCCTCGCCGTACTGCGCGATCTCGGCCTGCCGGACGACGCGCCCCACGTGAACCCCAACGGCGGGGCCATCGCGCTGGGCCATCCGCTCGGCATGTCCGGCGCGCGCCTCGCCGGAACCGCGGCGCTGGAGCTGCAGGCCCGCGGCGGCGGCAAGGCGCTGGCGACCATGTGCGTCGGCGTGGGGCAGGGGGTCGCGCTCGCCATCGAGGCGGTCTGA
- a CDS encoding ABC transporter ATP-binding protein, which yields MLDAAKTQETLLEVNNIEVIYNHVILVLKGVSLSVPKGGITALLGGNGAGKTTTLKSISGLLASERGEVTKGSILYRGTRMQDLSPNELVKSGVIQVMEGRHCFEHLTVEENLMTGAYTRSSAEAKQGLEMVYEYFPRLKERRKSQAGYTSGGEQQMCAIGRALMSKPETVLLDEPSMGLAPQLVEEIFGIVKSLNENEGVSFLLAEQNTNVALRYAHYGYILESGRVVMDGPAADLRENPDVKEFYLGMSEEGRKSFRDVRSYRRRKRWLS from the coding sequence ATGCTCGACGCCGCCAAGACCCAGGAAACGCTCCTCGAGGTCAACAATATCGAGGTGATCTACAACCATGTGATCCTCGTCCTGAAGGGGGTCAGCCTCTCCGTGCCCAAGGGCGGGATCACCGCGCTTCTGGGCGGCAACGGGGCGGGCAAGACAACGACGCTGAAGTCGATCTCCGGCCTTCTCGCCTCTGAACGCGGCGAGGTCACGAAAGGCTCGATCCTCTATCGCGGCACGCGGATGCAGGATCTCAGCCCCAACGAGCTGGTGAAATCCGGCGTCATCCAGGTCATGGAGGGCCGCCACTGCTTCGAGCACCTGACGGTTGAGGAGAACCTGATGACCGGGGCCTACACCCGGTCCTCGGCCGAGGCCAAGCAGGGCCTCGAAATGGTCTACGAATACTTCCCCCGGTTGAAGGAGCGGCGGAAGTCGCAGGCGGGCTACACCTCCGGCGGCGAGCAGCAGATGTGTGCCATCGGCCGCGCGCTGATGTCGAAGCCCGAGACGGTGTTGCTCGATGAACCCTCTATGGGACTTGCGCCACAGTTGGTCGAAGAAATCTTCGGCATCGTGAAGTCCCTCAATGAAAACGAGGGTGTGAGCTTCCTTCTCGCCGAACAAAATACCAATGTTGCCCTACGATACGCACATTACGGCTACATTCTGGAGTCAGGACGTGTCGTCATGGACGGGCCTGCCGCGGACCTGCGGGAGAACCCGGATGTGAAGGAATTCTACCTCGGCATGTCCGAAGAGGGCCGCAAGAGCTTTCGGGATGTGCGCAGTTACCGGCGCCGCAAGCGCTGGCTGAGTTAA
- the pcaD gene encoding 3-oxoadipate enol-lactonase: MLTFAAANGTTLHYRDEGEGAPIVFINSLGTDFRIWDDVAAALPGRHLRHDKRGHGLSAGVPVSMDDHVADVAALMEGQGTGPAVICGLSVGGMIAQGLAATRPDLVRALILCDTGHLIGTRELWDDRIAAVTEHGIEAIADGILARWFSPTFRETRTIELAGWRQMLTRTPQVGYLATSAAIRDSDFSESTRALRVPTLCVVGEHDGSTPPDLVRELAGLIPGARFEVIAGAGHLPCIEQPAALAALIADFLTTLD; encoded by the coding sequence ATGCTGACATTCGCCGCCGCGAACGGGACCACGCTGCATTACCGGGATGAGGGCGAGGGTGCGCCCATCGTCTTCATCAACTCGCTCGGCACCGATTTCCGGATCTGGGACGACGTCGCCGCAGCCCTGCCGGGGCGGCATCTGCGCCATGACAAGCGCGGCCATGGGCTCAGCGCCGGGGTGCCTGTCTCGATGGACGACCACGTTGCCGACGTCGCGGCGTTGATGGAGGGGCAGGGAACTGGCCCGGCGGTGATCTGCGGCCTCTCGGTCGGTGGGATGATCGCGCAGGGGCTTGCGGCTACGCGGCCCGATCTGGTCCGTGCGCTGATCCTCTGTGACACCGGCCACCTCATCGGCACGCGCGAGCTCTGGGACGACCGCATCGCCGCGGTCACCGAGCACGGCATCGAGGCCATCGCCGATGGCATCCTCGCCCGCTGGTTCTCCCCTACCTTTCGCGAGACGCGGACGATCGAGCTTGCCGGGTGGCGCCAGATGCTCACGCGGACGCCGCAGGTGGGCTACCTAGCCACCTCCGCCGCGATCCGCGACAGCGACTTTAGCGAGAGCACGCGCGCGCTGCGCGTCCCGACCCTCTGTGTCGTGGGTGAGCATGACGGCTCCACCCCGCCCGATCTGGTGCGGGAGCTTGCGGGCCTCATTCCCGGTGCCCGTTTCGAAGTGATTGCGGGTGCGGGCCACTTGCCTTGCATCGAGCAGCCCGCGGCGCTCGCCGCCCTGATCGCCGATTTCCTCACGACCCTCGACTGA
- a CDS encoding IclR family transcriptional regulator: protein MSRDSQHLAPGEGDRTGQVRAVVRAMTLLREIAAAEGPGLTLTEVAERAGLPPSTTHRLLTTLESERFVRYDVAAGTWQIGVTAFVTGSAFVRTRNLLMLAKPYLRRLVDLTGETSNILVENGGEVVCLDQAESRHTMRAITQVGGRMPMHASGSGKILLALMSRDRREAVLGGHPLDALTPNTITDPERLERELAEARQRGVAFDDEEHAAGLRCAAAPIWSETGQPVAAVSVSGPAARLTDDRLQELADQVARVAADITAEFGGRPGR, encoded by the coding sequence ATGTCGAGGGATTCACAGCACCTCGCCCCGGGTGAGGGCGACCGGACCGGGCAGGTGCGCGCGGTGGTTCGCGCCATGACCCTCCTGCGGGAGATCGCGGCGGCCGAGGGGCCGGGACTTACCTTGACCGAGGTGGCCGAGCGCGCCGGATTGCCGCCATCGACCACCCATCGCCTGCTCACAACGCTCGAAAGCGAGCGTTTCGTGCGCTACGACGTCGCCGCCGGTACCTGGCAGATCGGGGTGACGGCCTTCGTCACCGGATCGGCCTTCGTGCGCACCCGCAACCTCCTGATGCTCGCGAAGCCCTACCTGCGCCGCCTCGTCGACCTGACAGGCGAGACCTCGAATATCCTGGTGGAGAACGGGGGCGAGGTCGTCTGCCTCGACCAGGCCGAGAGCCGCCACACCATGCGCGCCATCACGCAAGTGGGCGGGCGCATGCCGATGCACGCCTCGGGCTCGGGCAAGATCCTCCTGGCCCTCATGAGCCGCGACCGGCGGGAGGCTGTACTGGGCGGGCACCCGCTCGACGCGCTGACGCCCAACACCATCACGGATCCCGAGCGGCTGGAGCGCGAACTGGCCGAGGCGCGTCAGCGCGGTGTCGCCTTCGATGACGAGGAGCACGCCGCGGGTCTGCGCTGCGCCGCCGCTCCGATCTGGTCGGAGACCGGGCAGCCCGTCGCCGCCGTCTCCGTCTCCGGTCCCGCCGCGCGCCTGACCGACGACCGGTTGCAGGAGCTCGCCGACCAGGTGGCCCGCGTCGCCGCGGATATCACCGCCGAGTTCGGGGGGCGACCGGGCCGCTGA
- a CDS encoding thiamine phosphate synthase, which yields MAETDAPQLYLVTPRRFELSAFAPRMAAVLDAREVACVRLRLDAPADAIARAADGLRDICHARDVAFVIEDHWKLVGPHGLDGVHLSDPRSLRDVRKELGKDAIAGVFCGTSRHAGMTAGEIGADYVSFGPVTSDPMLGNGELAEAELFEWWSQMIEVPVVAEGGLTAETVAELRAFADFLAVGDEIWSADDPVAELGALLG from the coding sequence ATGGCCGAGACCGACGCGCCGCAGCTCTATCTCGTGACGCCCCGGCGCTTCGAGCTGAGCGCCTTCGCGCCGCGGATGGCCGCCGTTCTGGACGCGCGGGAGGTCGCCTGCGTACGCCTGCGGCTCGACGCGCCGGCGGATGCGATCGCGCGGGCGGCGGACGGGCTGCGCGACATCTGTCACGCGCGGGATGTGGCCTTCGTCATCGAGGATCACTGGAAGCTGGTGGGGCCGCACGGCCTCGACGGTGTGCATCTGAGCGATCCGAGGAGCCTGCGCGACGTGCGGAAGGAGCTCGGCAAGGATGCGATCGCGGGGGTATTCTGCGGGACCTCGCGCCATGCAGGGATGACGGCAGGCGAGATCGGGGCGGATTACGTTAGCTTTGGTCCCGTGACCTCCGACCCGATGCTGGGCAACGGGGAGCTGGCGGAGGCGGAGCTCTTCGAATGGTGGTCGCAGATGATCGAGGTGCCGGTGGTGGCCGAGGGCGGGCTGACGGCGGAGACGGTGGCGGAGCTGAGGGCGTTCGCCGATTTCCTCGCGGTGGGTGACGAGATCTGGTCGGCGGATGACCCGGTGGCGGAGCTGGGCGCGCTGCTGGGGTGA
- a CDS encoding ABC transporter substrate-binding protein — translation MKLKTLTLAASTTAILAGPAAAELVFPSLDYRTGPYAAGGIPFADGYADYFTLLNERDGGIGGVPARVLACETGYNTERGVECYESTKGEGALVYQPLSTGITYQLIPKATADDIPIHSMGYGRTSAANGEVFSHVFNYPANYWQAASGIVNHMLEENGGDMSGKRIALVYHNSAFGKEPIRTLNELGALHGFELLELAVDHPGQEQRSQWLEIRRQRPDYVIMWGWGVMNQVAIQEAANIRFPMNNFYGVWWSGSENDVLPAGAGADGYRSVTFHGVGDDYPVFDDIQQYVVDAGLAAGAGDQVGTVLYNRGLYAAMLAAEAARTAQEIHGTAEITPAMMRDGMEALEITEERMAELGLPGFGPEFAVSCADHGGPGNSAIAEWDADTETWSLISDFTAPDNDVIEPLIMEDSLAYAAENNLPETRCE, via the coding sequence ATGAAACTGAAGACCCTGACCCTCGCGGCCTCCACGACCGCGATCCTGGCCGGTCCCGCCGCCGCGGAACTGGTGTTTCCGTCGCTCGACTATCGCACCGGTCCCTACGCCGCCGGCGGCATCCCGTTCGCGGACGGCTATGCGGATTACTTCACGCTGCTCAACGAGCGCGACGGCGGCATCGGCGGCGTTCCGGCCCGGGTGCTAGCCTGCGAGACCGGCTACAACACCGAGCGCGGGGTGGAGTGCTACGAGTCGACCAAGGGCGAGGGCGCACTGGTCTACCAGCCGCTGTCCACGGGCATCACCTACCAGCTCATCCCCAAGGCCACGGCGGACGATATCCCGATCCACTCCATGGGTTACGGCCGGACCTCCGCGGCGAATGGCGAGGTGTTCAGCCACGTCTTCAACTACCCCGCCAACTACTGGCAGGCCGCATCCGGTATCGTGAACCACATGCTGGAGGAGAACGGCGGCGACATGTCGGGCAAGCGCATCGCGCTCGTCTACCACAACTCCGCTTTCGGCAAGGAGCCGATCCGCACGCTCAACGAGCTCGGCGCGCTGCACGGCTTCGAGCTGCTGGAGCTTGCGGTCGACCATCCGGGTCAGGAGCAGCGCTCCCAGTGGCTGGAGATCCGGCGCCAGCGTCCCGACTACGTCATCATGTGGGGTTGGGGCGTGATGAACCAGGTCGCCATTCAGGAGGCCGCCAACATCCGCTTCCCGATGAACAACTTCTACGGTGTCTGGTGGTCGGGCTCGGAGAACGACGTGCTGCCCGCCGGCGCGGGGGCCGACGGCTACCGCTCCGTCACGTTCCACGGCGTCGGTGACGACTACCCGGTGTTCGACGACATCCAGCAATACGTCGTCGATGCGGGCCTCGCCGCCGGTGCAGGCGACCAGGTCGGCACGGTGCTCTACAACCGCGGCCTCTACGCCGCGATGCTGGCCGCCGAGGCCGCCCGCACCGCGCAGGAGATCCACGGCACCGCCGAGATCACGCCCGCGATGATGCGCGACGGCATGGAAGCGCTGGAGATCACCGAGGAGCGCATGGCCGAGCTCGGCCTGCCGGGCTTCGGCCCCGAGTTCGCCGTGAGCTGCGCCGATCACGGCGGCCCCGGCAACTCCGCCATCGCGGAGTGGGACGCGGACACCGAGACGTGGTCGCTGATCTCCGACTTCACGGCGCCGGACAACGATGTGATCGAGCCGTTGATCATGGAGGACAGCCTCGCCTACGCGGCGGAGAACAACCTGCCCGAGACGCGCTGCGAGTGA
- a CDS encoding class-II fumarase/aspartase family protein has product MSFTPFDSPLARELFGDTELAALFTDAAEIRAMLLFEGALAEVQGDMGLIPGDSAFFIKRAAMEVQVDAAALAPGYAAAGVPVPALVEAFRKAMDAPDHAAWAHFGPTSQDVIDTGLVLRLRRALEMLEGRIEGLAGTLGVLAGREAETVMAARTRHQPATPTTFGARAATWRAPLPRHLERLAALQPRLLVVSLAGAAGTSAALGPRAAEVEEKLAAALGLGVAEHPWNATRDGIAELSHWLALVAGACGKIATDVLQMVQMQPAGIRLGAAGGSSTMPHKQNPVAAESIVALTRHVVQLSGGLGQALLQEGDRDGATWAQEWLTLPQMICATGAALRLTAGMVEGLQVDAAALRAELDATRGLVFAEAVTFALSAHMPRPEAAAQVKAACRTAIDEGRELRDVLEADPPAPLDWNTLFDPLAQSGRAVELARRAAT; this is encoded by the coding sequence ATGAGTTTCACCCCGTTCGACAGCCCGCTGGCGCGGGAGCTGTTCGGCGACACCGAGCTTGCGGCCCTCTTCACCGATGCGGCCGAGATCCGGGCCATGCTGCTCTTCGAAGGGGCCTTGGCCGAGGTGCAGGGCGACATGGGGCTGATCCCGGGCGACAGCGCGTTCTTCATCAAGCGCGCAGCGATGGAGGTGCAGGTGGATGCCGCGGCGCTCGCGCCGGGCTATGCGGCGGCTGGCGTGCCGGTGCCCGCGCTGGTCGAGGCGTTCCGCAAGGCGATGGACGCGCCGGATCACGCGGCCTGGGCCCATTTCGGCCCCACCTCGCAGGACGTGATCGACACGGGGCTGGTGTTGCGGCTGCGCCGGGCGCTGGAGATGCTGGAGGGGCGGATCGAGGGGCTTGCCGGGACGCTGGGGGTGCTGGCCGGACGCGAGGCGGAGACGGTGATGGCCGCACGCACCCGCCATCAGCCCGCGACACCGACGACCTTCGGCGCGCGGGCGGCGACGTGGCGCGCACCCCTGCCCCGCCATCTGGAGCGGCTGGCGGCGTTGCAGCCGCGGCTGCTGGTGGTGAGCCTCGCGGGGGCCGCGGGAACGTCGGCGGCGCTCGGCCCCCGGGCGGCGGAGGTGGAGGAGAAGCTGGCCGCCGCCCTCGGCCTCGGCGTGGCGGAGCATCCGTGGAACGCCACGCGCGATGGGATCGCGGAGCTGAGCCACTGGCTCGCGCTCGTCGCCGGGGCCTGCGGCAAGATCGCGACGGACGTGCTGCAGATGGTGCAGATGCAACCCGCGGGAATCCGGCTGGGCGCGGCGGGCGGCTCCTCGACCATGCCGCACAAGCAGAACCCGGTGGCCGCCGAGAGCATCGTGGCACTGACGCGGCACGTGGTGCAGCTTTCCGGCGGGCTGGGACAGGCGCTGTTGCAGGAGGGCGACCGCGACGGTGCGACCTGGGCGCAGGAATGGCTGACGCTGCCGCAGATGATCTGCGCGACCGGCGCGGCGCTGCGGCTGACGGCCGGGATGGTCGAGGGCCTGCAGGTCGATGCGGCCGCCCTGCGCGCGGAACTGGACGCGACGCGGGGGCTGGTTTTTGCCGAGGCCGTGACCTTCGCCTTGAGCGCCCACATGCCACGGCCCGAGGCGGCGGCGCAGGTAAAGGCCGCCTGCCGCACCGCGATCGACGAGGGGCGTGAGCTGCGGGACGTGCTGGAGGCCGACCCGCCCGCGCCGCTCGACTGGAACACGCTCTTCGATCCGCTCGCCCAATCGGGCCGGGCGGTCGAGCTGGCACGGAGGGCCGCCACATGA